In a genomic window of Vespula vulgaris chromosome 13, iyVesVulg1.1, whole genome shotgun sequence:
- the LOC127068367 gene encoding 1-phosphatidylinositol 3-phosphate 5-kinase isoform X3, with amino-acid sequence MPDSVSKQCYECGERFTTFRRRHHCRVCGQIFCSKCCSDQIPGKIMGCTGDLRVCTYCCKVVLSYLQSSDMRSDLSADLKALQEDLQVKYGNDSPPLTQKNSSECTEGETSICRKPSVGYMEEKYAVGRSTNSYLTSQECSLALQNSTSLRMVYEELFRSSQAILLQTHRIRLKSYHNCFIASELVNWMIAQNKAATRVQATAIGQALLEAGFIEPITSENVFSDTAAIFKPVQLSQMQSTDLLTENQSTCDAQEPAWVNTIPQHDSTTDSESESKPSNSVQQTSGRLPSSSSSFYLDLNLEASTVTLKRPTSEDLTTISIDSNDGVIEQKEVNLKSHECNFKVSDDLLSDTFQVQEIKEKSGWHKMTNLRTAFGEMSAYNCLTSVYKQHEDSLIKQLLNKEGLSQIWSEVILNIAHQIVDHVKPDLNHNADDLDIRHYVQIKKCTGGSRDDCEIVSGVVCTKNVAHRGMNAMIAHPKILLLQCGLMYQRVEGKLLSLEPVMMQENEYLGHTVARITALGPDIVLVHRSVSRLAQDRLRECGVTLILNVKLSVLERIARCTGANIVKTVDAHISARYMLGTCKKFYLRNFPNDRKGIKTLMYFEGCANAHLGSTILLRGGSLPELKKVKNVTSMMIFAAYSWRLEKSFLMDEFARPPSPKDNSFLDETFKKNTSDSDNSEQLLGTKRKDDVETSPNVENNESIDTKENTKLSQIYDNRNISSNGQSIDNTYPNNRNTSVKDEDMENPSGNDNLLNSVALKQISSILNEDCDPYDTLKLFKTKIRSNRNDSKILDQSSRNTIRDDSNLNVTLSTVRDNTDIQNDLSNSGNNPDLKLEEQSNVPRCVEEKRIYGESISDHSDPLHQYLNEDEEDVFDQTSPNGQCLSVADLPLLNKFKKALEGTILSMSPYLKFSVPYLETEPGRNCVLRTFFPREIFYSEQFLDKTKETRTSSVSVEQNVPDKPLLNLKLKPRHPFTEAKLTTDVESKEVQALLAHFRACGSRLYPTNNVVIEKQQQSVQVETTEPKSTWPDCLDPVNHQRLSVLFCSLSHTSNNTPSFCVYPWTVNMDLYGRNDIALGCFLERYCLTSEYKCRAKTCRAQIAQHVRRFAHDGGCVRIGLREMNSEPFGQENTNQILMWSKCIKCKSVSPVVPMSDDTWSLSFAKYLELRFHGSAYTRRGADNCQHSLHHDHYQYFTRKNMLAVFKYTKISQWEISLPPPVINIIYDPKQHANVIEEMKSLALKGDDVFTCIREKLSSLQTDIESINAAKQQMMKDQQYFKNKIEEIQLKLTSPTLENKKLEGKISEKQVQALMYRIEDGIVILKRLISEAVSTWNTRILEISTKKKDERTRKFTERSMTTGSSGMIDTDGYITEDTASESQLEDLSPMSADYNAVDAIAVIQNDLQSIDIMENSDNEIPEISNPEDIIIVQGSPKMHQRSYSDVLPLTSEDMPDKKKKKKTILSQLLPSIPVTQPIANPLGPLEHTLLPLGSLVPVVVYESELSSIIAYALDSHDYKHSLQELLRVTKGPELNSSPLYKRKFSENKENSSELTQSGDFKRPSVLSFLRGNSPNPASPIESDKNVSSVDSTVQNVNVSTETDEDKKQIKQQNYIEVQFNDTTTNFYCRIYFAAQFAALRENVLPCGEDGYIRSLSRTVQWVARGGKSGSAFCKSRDDRFIIKEMSKLEMQIFLRFAPNYFAYMEKCQQMKQPTLLGKIVGVYRVSFKNDTTNNGIRTSVLVMENLFYNREITDKFDLKGSIRNRLVNPDDIDHEGELVLLDENLLNMSCDSPLYIRSHSKVVLNKAIKSDTKFLADNSVMDYSLLVGLEPSSGELVLGIIGMFLFFFIAHKHIYIHTYIHTHTRARFTFLIKNLLIIAIVSDYIRTFTWDKKLETMVKKSGILGGQGKLPTIISPEEYRARFIAAMHRYFLPVPDRWSDLGKGVETI; translated from the exons ATGCCAGATAGTGTAAGCAAACAATGTTACGAATGCGGTGAAAGATTTACAACTTTTCGTAGAAGACATCACTGTCGTGTTTGTGGACAAATATTTTGTTCAAAATGTTGTTCTGATCAAATTCCAGGAAAAATTATGGGATGTACCG gTGATCTCAGAGTATGTACATACTGTTGCAAAGTGGTTTTGTCATATTTGCAGTCATCAGATATGAGAAGCGATTTATCGGCAGATCTTAAAGCATTGCAGGAAGATCTCCAAGTCAAATATGGTAACGATTCACCGCCTTTAACTCAAAAAAACTCATCTGAATGTACGGAAGGTGAAACTTCTATTTGTAGAAAACCAAGTGTTGGTTACATGGAAGAAAAATACGCTGTTGGACG ATCAACGAATAGTTATTTAACATCGCAAGAATGTTCACTTGCCCTTCAAAATTCAACATCGCTAAGAATGGTTTATGAAGAGTTATTCAGATCAAGCCAGgcaattttattacaaacacACAGAATTCGTTTGAAAAGTTACCATAATTGTTTCATAGCAAGTGAATTAGTAAACTGGATGATAGCACAGAATAAAGCAGCAACCAg GGTACAAGCTACTGCTATAGGTCAAGCATTACTCGAAGCAGGCTTTATAGAACCTATTACTTCTGAGAACGTTTTTAGCGATACCGCAGCAATATTTAAACCAGTCCAATTATCTCAAATGCAAAGTACAGATTTATTAACGGAAAATCAGTCTACTTGCGATGCGCAAGAACCTGCTTGGGTAAATACTATACCTCAACACGATTCAACCACAg ATTCTGAAAGCGAGTCAAAACCATCTAATTCGGTTCAACAAACTAGTGGTCGTTTGCCATCCTCAAGTTCaagtttttatttagatttaaaTCTAGAAGCATCGACTGTTACATTGAAAAGGCCAACGTCTGAAGATTTAACAACAATCTCGATAGACAGTAACGATGGAGTTATCGAACAGAAAGAGGTAAACCTAAAATCTCATGAATGTAACTTTAAAGTATCTGATGATCTTTTAAGTGATACGTTTCAAGTAcaagaaatcaaagaaaagagTGGTTGGCATAAAATGACTAATCTTAGAACTGCGTTTGGAGAAATGAGTGCCTATAACTGTTTAac gTCTGTATACAAGCAGCACGAAGACTCATTGATCAAACAACTTCTTAACAAAGAAGGTCTATCTCAAATTTGGTCTGAAGTTATACTAAACATTGCACATCAAATAGTAGATCATGTCAAGCCTGATCTAAATCACAATGCCGATGATTTAGACATTCGACATTATGtacagataaaaaaatgtactgGAGGCAGCAGAGATGATTGTGAAATAGTATCAGGAGTAGTTTGTACCAAAAATGTAGCTCACCGTGGAATGAATGCAATGATTGCTCATCCAAAAATTTTGTTACTACAATGTGGATTAATGTATCAACGTGTAGAAGGCAAATTATTAAGTTTGGAACCTGTGATGATGCAG GAGAATGAATACTTGGGTCATACGGTAGCTAGAATTACTGCTCTTGGACCTGACATAGTTCTCGTTCATCGATCTGTTTCTAGATTAGCACAAGATAGACTCAGGGAATGTGGCGTTACtcttattttaaatgttaaGTTGAGTGTACTAGAACGAATAGCCAGATGTACCGGTGcaaatattgtaaaaactGTTGATGCTCATATTAGTGCTCGTTACATGCTTGGtacatgtaaaaaattttatctacgTAATTTTCCTAACGATCGAA AAGGGATAAAAACGTTAATGTATTTTGAGGGTTGCGCAAACGCACATTTGGGATCTACCATCCTACTACGAGGTGGATCTTTACCAGAGTTGAAGAAGGTTAAAAATGTTACATCTATGATGATATTCGCTGCATATTCTTGGCGTCtggaaaaatcttttctcatGGATGAATTCGCCAGACCACCTTCTCCGAAAGACAATTCTTTTTTGGATGAAACATTTAAGAAGAATACTTCAGATAGTGATAATAGCGAACAATTATTGGGtaccaaaagaaaagatgacgTTGAGACTTCGCCGAATGTCGAAAATAACGAAAGCATAGATACCAAAGAGAATACAAAATTATCacaaatttatgataataggAATATTTCTAGCAATGGGCAGAGCATAGATAATACATATCCAAATAATCGCAACACGTCTGTGAAAGATGAAGATATGGAAAATCCTAGTggaaatgataatttattgaaCTCGGTTGCGCTTAAGCAGATATCTTCTATATTGAACGAAGACTGTGATCCTTACGatactttgaaattatttaaaacaaagaTCCGATCAAATAGGAATGATTCAAAAATTTTAGATCAATCTTCCAGAAACACTATTCGAGATGATAGCAATTTGAATGTTACTTTGAGCACCGTCAGGGATAACACAGATATACAAAATGATTTATCTAATTCTGGAAACAATCCGGACTTAAAATTAGAAGAACAAAGTAACGTACCAAGATGCGTAGAAGAGAAACGCATTTATGGTGAATCTATCAGTGATCATAGTGATCCACTGCatcaatatttaaacgaagatgaagaagatgtcTTTGATCAGACTAGTCCAAACGGGCAGTGCCTGAGTGTCGCTGACTTACCATTGTTAAATAAGTTTAAGAAAGCTTTAGAGGGTACAATTCTAAGCATGTCaccttatttaaaattttcggTACCTTATTTAGAGACCGAACCTGGAAGAAACTGTGTTTTAAGAACCTTCTTTCCAAGAGAAATCTTTTATTCCGAACAGTTTTTAGATAAAACGAAGGAAACGAGAACCAGTAGCGTTTCTGTGGAACAAAATGTACCTGATAAACCTCTGTTAAATTTAAAACTTAAACCTAGGCATCCATTTACAGAAGCAAAATTAACAACCGATGTTGAAAGTAAAGAAGTTCAGGCACTTCTAGCACATTTCAGAGCTTGTGGAAGTCGACTGTATCCAACGAACAATGTTGTAATAGAAAAGCAACAGCAAAGCGTACAAGTAGAGACTACCGAGCCAAAATCTACCTGGCCAGACTGTTTGGATCCTGTTAACCATCAACGTTTGTCCGTACTGTTCTGTAGCTTGTCGCATACTAGCAATAATACTCCATCTTTTTGTGTATATCCCTGGACTGTTAACATGGATCTATATGGGCGGAACGATATAGCATTGGGATGTTTTCTAGAACGTTATTGCCTAACTTCAGAATACAAATGTCGTGCTAAAACTTGTCGAGCGCAAATTGCTCAACACGTAAGACGATTTGCTCACGATGGTGGCTGTGTACGGATTGGTTTAAGAGAAATGAATTCTGAACCTTTCGGTCAGGAAAATACTAATCAAATTCTTATGTGGAGCAAgtgtataaaatgtaaaagtgTTTCACCAGTCGTACCAATGTCAGATGATACTTGGTCTCTATCTTTTGCTAAATATCTTGAATTAAGATTTCATGGTAGTGCGTATACAAGAAGAGGTGCTGACAATTGTCAACATTCTCTTCATCATGATCATTATCAGTATTTCACGAGGAAAAACATGTTAGCCGTATTCAAGTACACAAAGATCTCTCAATGGGAGATTTCTTTACCACCACccgttataaatattatttatgatccAAAACAACATGCTAATGTTATCGAAGAGATGAAAAGTTTGGCTTTAAAGGGGGACGATGTTTTTACATGTATAAGAGAAAAGTTAAGTTCCTTACAAACAGACATTGAGAGTATAAATGCTGCTAAGCAACAAATGATGAAAGATCAACAGTATTTCAAGAATAAGATAGAGGAGATACAATTGAAATTAACCTCTCCgactttagaaaataaaaaactcgAAGGGAAGATTTCAGAAAAGCAGGTACAAGCTCTTATGTATAGAATCGAAGATGGTATCGTCATATTAAAAAGGTTGATTTCTGAAGCTGTGTCTACCTGGAACACAAGGATTTTAGAAATCTcaactaaaaagaaagatgaacgaacgagaaagttCACTGAACGATCTATGACAACTGGTAGCAGTGGTATGATAGATACTGATGGATATATAACAGAGGACACTGCATCGGAATCACAATTGGAGGATCTAAGTCCAATGTCGGCTGATTATAATGCAGTGGATGCAATCGCAGTGATACAGAACGATTTGCAGAGTATAGATATAATGGAAAATTCTGATAATGAAATTCCAGAGATCAGTAATCCTGAAGATATCATCATCGTGCAGGGATCACCTAAAATGCATCAGAGATCTTATTCGGATGTTTTACCTTTGACATCGGAAGACATGcctgataaaaagaaaaagaaaaagacgatcTTGTCTCAATTATTACCCTCTATTCCAGTAACTCAACCGATAGCTAATCCATTAGGCCCATTGGAACATACTTTACTTCCACTTGG ATCTCTTGTACCAGTGGTGGTCTATGAATCAGAGTTATCTTCTATAATAGCCTATGCATTAGATTCTCATGATTACAAACATAGTCTGCAAGAATTACTTCGTGTGACGAAAGGTCCAGAATTGAATTCCAGTCCATTGTACAAACGTAAATTTTCTGAGAACAAGGAAAATTCTTCAGAATTAACACAATCAGGAGATTTCAAGAGACCATCAGTATTATCATTCTTAAGAGGCAACAGTCCGAATCCTGCCAGTCCGATAGAATCTGATAAGAATGTTTCAAGCGTGGATTCAACGGTACAAAACGTTAACGTTTCAACAGAAACTGACGAAGacaagaaacaaataaaacagcAGAATTACATTGAAGTTCAGTTCAACGATACAACGACAAACTTTTATTGTAGGATATATTTTGCAGCTCAATTTGCTGCTTTAAGAGAGAACGTCTTACCTTGCGGTGAAGATGGATATATTAGAAGTTTGAGCAGAACTGTCCAATGGGTAGCTAGGGGTGGAAAAAGTGGAAGTGCTTTTTGTAAAAGTAGAG ACGACCGATTCATTATAAAGGAAATGTCCAAACTAGaaatgcaaatatttttaaggtTCGCACCAAATTACTTTGCTTATATGGAGAAGTGTCAACAAATGAAACAACCGACATTACTAGGAAAGATAGTTGGAGTTTATAGAGTATCTTTCAAAAATGATACGACTAACAATGGCATAAGAACGAGTGTTTTGGTAAtggagaatttattttataatcgagAGATCACTGACAAGTTCGATTTGAAAGGATCCATAAGGAATCGACTGGTAAATCCAGATGATATCGACCATGAAGGGGAATTAGTTTTGTtggatgaaaatttattaaaca TGAGCTGCGACTCACCTTTATACATCAGATCTCATTCCAAGGTTGTATTAAACAAAGCGATTAAAAGCGACACCAAATTTTTAGCAGACAATTCTGTTATGGACTATTCGCTATTGGTAGGATTGGAACCGAGTTCAGGTGAACTTGTTTTGGGTATAATaggtatgtttctttttttttttattgcgcacaaacatatatacatacatacatacatacatacacacacgcgcgcgcgtttcacatttcttattaaaaatttactaaTTATTGCTATTGTATCAGATTATATAAGGACGTTCACGTGGGATAAAAAATTGGAAACAATGGTGAAGAAATCCGGCATATTGGGTGGCCAAGGAAAATTACCAACCATAATCTCACCAGAGGAATATAGAGCTAGATTTATAGCAGCGATGCATCGTTATTTTCTACCAGTGCCAGATAGATGGTCTGATCTAGGCAAAGGTGTTGAAACTATCTGA